Below is a genomic region from Sulfitobacter sp. OXR-159.
GTGGCCCGCCGATTGCATCAGTTTTGCAATCTGGCCAGCGGCTTTGGGGGTCATGGTGACGGCTTGCTTGCCGGGAATGCCAAACATGTCAAATTCTCCTATGCGGCCAAGATAGGGATGCGGGGCGGTGATCTCAAGCCGTCAAAGGGAATTCATTGCCGCCAGCGTAGCAAAGGCCACGATGAGCGCCCAACCGAAAGAAGCCAGCGTCCCGATGATGACGTATTCGCTTATTTTCTGGTTCTTTTTCACTGTGTCAAAGCGCAGGATCGACTTTGCCGCGATGAGAAATCCGATGCCCGTAGGCTCGCCGATCATGACCATCAGAAAGATAAGCGCGCGTTCCAGCAGACCAATGACCCTGCCTGCGTTCTCCAAGCCGTCGGGCTGAGCCTGCGCTTTGTGGGGCAACATCAAGCCGCCTACCGCAGGCCCGCCTGCAAGGGTGGCGGTGATCAGCCCCGCAAGGAAGAGGGCAGGCGGAATAAGCGTTGTGCTCTGAGCAGCCCAGAGGCCACTGGCAAAAGCATCTGGAGTATAAAGGGTGAAGACCGCGATGGTCGCAAGATGGGCGGCTTGATCGCTGAGGTAGGGCCAGAGCCGCTCGCGATGCTGCTCGGGAACGGCGTAGGTTTTGACTGCATCAATCCCGACATGGGCGAGGGCGAGAAGGCCAACTGGGAGGAGACTGCCGCCGAGGGCCATCGCAGTCGCGGCAAAGACAATGACACCGTGCAGTAGAAGTATGTGGGGTTTGCGTTTGGCGGCGACCATCGCGTTGGTCTGAAACACGAAATCCGCCATTAGATGGGCAAGCAGGCAAGCGAGGGCGGTGGCGATGGCCTGTTCGGTCATGAGGGGTCCGGCTGTTGGGGGTGGTTGTTATTTGAAAAGCCGCAGCGGGCTGTGGCAAGGGTTTTTCTCAAGAATAAATACAGGCATATTTGGCTGTAATAGTTAATAACAGCTCTATTAGGTTGTTTTTACTCCTCTAGCACGTCGCAAACCTCTCGCAACTCATCTATCCCCGCCGCGTCTACATGGCCCTGGACACTCTGCTGCGTCAGCTCAAACCGCTGCGCGAGATCTGCTTGCACGGGCGGCTCAGGGGCCAGCATGTAGTAGGCGACATCGGCTTGGCGCTTGGTCCAACCGGTTGCGATCCGGTCGGCGAGGGGGAGGGCTGCACGCAACGCAAGCGGGGCATCCGGGGCATTCATGCGCCGCGCGCGGGGCATGGCGTCGAGGGCGTGACCGGAACGAACCAGCGCCGCGCCATCGGCGCGAGAGAGATCGTCGCCTGCGAAATGCGCCTCGCCTATTCCGATGCCAAAGCGGGTGTCTGCGGTCTTGCCGCAGCGGCGCACGGCGGCGCGTAGAACGAGGGCCGCGCGGAGGGTGAACTTTGGCACCACGGCCATTTGCCAGCCGTCACCGCGAAAGCGGGTCATGCGGGCGGGCTGGCCTTGCCATGTCGTCAGGGCCTCGGCGGCGTCTTCGAGACGCGCGAAAACAGCATCCAACTCCGCCCGGCTCATCGCGGAGGATTTCACGATATCTCCGGTAAAAATTGCCCAAGTTTCCATGGCTTGCCCCTTGTTTCCCGCAATGTCGCAGGAAGGCGAAATCCATGCAAGCCCGGCCAACGAAAAGGGCCGCCCGAGATGGGGCGGCCCTGAGGGTGATCCAATGCGCGGCGCGGATCAGAGGCCCATGCAGTTCGCGTAATAGGTCACGGTCGCGGGCCAATCGGAGAAGACACCGGCCACGCCCACGTCTTGGGCCAGCACATCCAGCGCCACCAGATAGTCGCTGTCGTCTTTCACAACATCGTTGACCGACTGGAAGTACCAACCGCCACCGGTGGCCAGCGGGCCGGAACGCTCCAGTGTCCAAGCGATCAGGGTCAGGCCTGCTTCTTTCGCGGCCATGGCGTAATCGGAGCCAGCAATTTCGCCCTCTTTGTTGGTCAGCATCATGTTGAGCGAGGGGGCGAGGTAGTTCACGCCCTTGGCTTTCAGATCAGCGAAGTTTTCGGCCCATGTCTCGGGGTTCTGCTCATCGAAACCGTCGGACCATTGTACCAGATAAACAGCCTGTTTTCCGAATTCGGGTGTGTTCTCAACCCAGTAGAGCACATCGTCAAGGTTGAAGGACTGCGGCCAAACGTCAGAGGCCGGGATGCCCGCAGCGACATATTCATCAACCAGTTTCTGCGCGTAGTCTTCCTGAGAGAAACCGTCATGGGGCATCTCGACAGAAGGGGATTTCAGCTCAGGCGTGAATTTGGCGCCCAAGGATTTGAACAGTTCGATCGATTCCGCATGGGTCATCAGATCGGCTTTGTCGCTGTAAAGCTCGGTGCGCCAATTCGCGACGCCGCCCTGATAATCTTCGGCGGTGGTGGCGGTCGTGTCGGCACTGTCCATCTTGGGCGTCAGGGTGCGGAACTCTGCCAAGGTGATGTCGGAGGTACGGCATTCGGCGCTGGCTGGCGTGTCGCCCGACGCAGCGGTAAAGCCGGTGGTGCATTTCTCGGCCAGATCAGAGACGAGGATGTTCGTGGTGGTGTGCAGATCGTTCTGCGCGTGGCGGCAGACCAATTCATGATCGGCAGTGAAGGTTACGTCGCATTCCAGAATGCCTGCACCCATGCGCGCGGCGGCGACATTGGATTGCACGGTGTGTTCGGGAAACATCAGCGGCGCGCCCCGGTGCCCGATGGAGAAATCGGACTTGGCGGCGTCTTGACCCATGCAAGAGGCCAGCTTGTCCTTCAGGTCGCCCTCGGGCAGCTTATCCACCAGATAGGCGGGGCGGGGGCCGTATTCGACCGGTGTCGCTGCAGAATGAGCATCGGCCAACGCCATGCCGGGCGCGAGGGCCAGAGCGGCGAGAGAAACAAGGGTTCGCATAATGTTATCCGTTCGTGAATGAAGTTCTGGGCGCTTCTATGGGGGGGCTGTGTAACGGTTTCACGACCGGATCATGTCAGTCGAATGAACAATCCGGCGCGCCCCCATTCCGTGGAACGCGGCCAAAGAAAAACACCGCCGATGACCTGCATCGACGGCGTTTATTGTTCGCTCTGCGAAACTGTGACTTACATGAAGCCCAGTTCAAGCCGGGCTTCATCAGACATCATGTCCATGCCCCAAGGCGGTTCCCAAACCAGCGCCACATCGACCTGCTTGACCCCCGCAATCGGTTCGACCGCATCGGCGACCCATCCGGGCATTTCACCCGCGACGGGGCAACCGGGCGCGGTCAGCGACATCTTGATGTCCACTTCGTTTTCGGCGTTGATGTCGATCGTGTAGATCAACCCCAGTTCATAGATATTCACAGGGATTTCAGGGTCATAGACCGTGCGACACGCCTCGACGACCTGCTCATAAAGCGGGTGGTCGGTGGAAGAGGGCGCAATCAGCGGTGTCCCTTCGAGCGGTTGGGTCTGTTCGGTCATCTCTTGCCTCGCATCATTCTCGACGTTTTATATAGGGATTGCGGGGCGGGGCGTAAAGTGGCCCGACGCCCTGAGGGCGAAGGGCCGCCCCGGTCAGCCCCCCCTGCGACGCCGCGCAGGTTGCGGCTTCACGCGGGCTTCGATCTCATCATAGACCTTGCCGACGATGTCTTTCTTGGTGGCGTTCTCGATCCCTTCGAACCCGGGGGAGGAGTTGACCTCAAGCACCTTTGGGCCGCTTTCCGAACGCAGCAGATCGACCCCGGCGATGCCAAGGCCAAAGGCCCGCGCGGCGCGCACGGCGGTGTCGCGTTCCTCTTTCGAGATGCGGACGACCTTGGCCGAACCGCCCCGGTGCAGGTTCGAGCGGAAGTCGCCCTCCGCCCCGGTGCGTTTCATGGAGGCGACAACCTTGCCCGCCACCACGAGGCAACGGATATCTTCGCCGGCGGCTTCCTTGACGAAATCCTGCACGAGAAAGTTGGCGCGCAGGCCGCGGAAGGCGTCGATGACGCTCTCGGCAGCTTTCTTGGTTTCGGCCAGCACGACGCCCTTGCCTTGGGTCGATTCCAGTAGTTTCACGATCAGCGGCGCAGTGCCCACCAATGCCATCAGGTTTGAGGTATCCTTGGGCGAGGCGGCAAAAGCCGTGGTCGGCATGCCGATCTTTTTCGCCGCCAAAACCTGATGCGCGTGCAGTTTGTCGCGGCTGGCGGTGATCCCGGCAGAGCCGTTGACGCAATAGGTGCCAATCGTCTCGAACTGGCGGATCACGGCGGTGCCATAGGGGGTGATCGACGCGCCGATGCGCGGGATCACGGCGTCATAGCGGGGCAGGCGCTTGCCGTCGTAATGCACTTCGGGGGCCAGTTGGTTGATCGCCATATAGCAGCGCGTGGTATCGATCACCTCAACCACATGGCCGCGGGCCTCTCCGACCTCGACCAGACGGCGGGTCGAGTAATTGTCTTCGCGGCTGAGCACCGCGATGCGCAGGGCACGCTGTGGTGCGGTGTGGCGCAGGCTGGCGGTGTGGTAAACGTCATAGTTCAGGTCCGGCTGCAAACGCCGCTCTGTCGCCGAGATGTTGATGTGCTCG
It encodes:
- a CDS encoding DUF3307 domain-containing protein; protein product: MTEQAIATALACLLAHLMADFVFQTNAMVAAKRKPHILLLHGVIVFAATAMALGGSLLPVGLLALAHVGIDAVKTYAVPEQHRERLWPYLSDQAAHLATIAVFTLYTPDAFASGLWAAQSTTLIPPALFLAGLITATLAGGPAVGGLMLPHKAQAQPDGLENAGRVIGLLERALIFLMVMIGEPTGIGFLIAAKSILRFDTVKKNQKISEYVIIGTLASFGWALIVAFATLAAMNSL
- a CDS encoding SUF system Fe-S cluster assembly protein; the protein is MTEQTQPLEGTPLIAPSSTDHPLYEQVVEACRTVYDPEIPVNIYELGLIYTIDINAENEVDIKMSLTAPGCPVAGEMPGWVADAVEPIAGVKQVDVALVWEPPWGMDMMSDEARLELGFM
- the rimK gene encoding 30S ribosomal protein S6--L-glutamate ligase — encoded protein: MDKLTFGWEEWVALPDLGLPAIKAKVDTGARTSALHAHDIEVFGPASKPKVRFNVHPISGRDDISITCSAPLIDRREVTSSNGESEHRFVIATTIEVNGQSWPIDVTLTNRASMTSRMLLGRQALTEHINISATERRLQPDLNYDVYHTASLRHTAPQRALRIAVLSREDNYSTRRLVEVGEARGHVVEVIDTTRCYMAINQLAPEVHYDGKRLPRYDAVIPRIGASITPYGTAVIRQFETIGTYCVNGSAGITASRDKLHAHQVLAAKKIGMPTTAFAASPKDTSNLMALVGTAPLIVKLLESTQGKGVVLAETKKAAESVIDAFRGLRANFLVQDFVKEAAGEDIRCLVVAGKVVASMKRTGAEGDFRSNLHRGGSAKVVRISKEERDTAVRAARAFGLGIAGVDLLRSESGPKVLEVNSSPGFEGIENATKKDIVGKVYDEIEARVKPQPARRRRGG
- a CDS encoding glycerophosphodiester phosphodiesterase family protein; translation: MRTLVSLAALALAPGMALADAHSAATPVEYGPRPAYLVDKLPEGDLKDKLASCMGQDAAKSDFSIGHRGAPLMFPEHTVQSNVAAARMGAGILECDVTFTADHELVCRHAQNDLHTTTNILVSDLAEKCTTGFTAASGDTPASAECRTSDITLAEFRTLTPKMDSADTTATTAEDYQGGVANWRTELYSDKADLMTHAESIELFKSLGAKFTPELKSPSVEMPHDGFSQEDYAQKLVDEYVAAGIPASDVWPQSFNLDDVLYWVENTPEFGKQAVYLVQWSDGFDEQNPETWAENFADLKAKGVNYLAPSLNMMLTNKEGEIAGSDYAMAAKEAGLTLIAWTLERSGPLATGGGWYFQSVNDVVKDDSDYLVALDVLAQDVGVAGVFSDWPATVTYYANCMGL